One window of Thermacetogenium phaeum DSM 12270 genomic DNA carries:
- a CDS encoding TolC family protein, whose product MKVKLILVLTLLFVLSGYAFGYASEDITSNGSENVITLEQAKELARKNGRNLKKYEINTEKARYQLYQIDEEYGDAEDEYDYLVYRINSLSEEYSELRSKLAELNEGDTSGDISVEDIEKRMDEIQKERDSLWDRIDQQADVVESLSDQKENAENQYEDAVVEEENFEKQLDYIVEELYTTILKQEKSLNSLSKEYEIKQVLLEMEKTKLEIGRSTQYRVGELSAELATVSNRIEELQDSINASKGKLNDIMGRDYDAELTLTPFEVPDSNEIPDVGTLLSRASQEYYQMPQLEREIEQKKEDLDDVDEDTYQDELLELEIEELKLQLEEEKYKVIEAVKSLVAGFEAKQKNYQLSLANYEKAKKNYEWDQKRFEMGRISKMELLQSELNLLNSESEKIAAEYALYLARRLLELAEDGILL is encoded by the coding sequence ATGAAAGTAAAATTGATTTTGGTGTTGACGCTACTGTTTGTGTTGAGTGGTTATGCTTTCGGATACGCTTCAGAGGATATTACTTCGAATGGTTCAGAGAACGTAATTACCTTAGAGCAAGCCAAGGAACTGGCCAGGAAAAACGGCAGAAACCTCAAAAAGTACGAAATCAACACCGAAAAAGCGAGATATCAACTATACCAGATCGATGAAGAATATGGAGATGCCGAGGATGAATATGACTATCTAGTGTACAGGATAAACAGTCTGAGTGAGGAATACTCTGAACTTCGCTCTAAATTAGCAGAATTAAATGAAGGCGACACATCTGGTGACATTAGTGTGGAAGATATCGAAAAAAGGATGGACGAAATCCAAAAAGAAAGGGATTCTCTTTGGGATAGGATAGATCAGCAGGCCGATGTTGTAGAGTCTTTATCAGACCAAAAAGAGAATGCAGAGAACCAGTACGAGGATGCAGTTGTCGAAGAAGAAAACTTTGAGAAACAGCTAGATTACATAGTTGAGGAACTATACACAACAATACTGAAACAGGAGAAAAGTTTGAATTCCTTAAGCAAAGAGTACGAGATAAAACAAGTTTTGCTTGAAATGGAGAAGACAAAATTGGAAATCGGCAGGAGCACCCAATACAGGGTAGGCGAGTTATCGGCCGAGTTGGCAACTGTAAGCAACAGGATAGAGGAATTGCAAGACTCGATTAATGCATCAAAGGGAAAACTGAATGACATCATGGGGAGAGATTATGATGCTGAGTTAACCCTGACTCCTTTTGAAGTTCCCGACAGCAATGAAATCCCTGATGTCGGAACATTATTATCAAGGGCTTCTCAAGAGTATTACCAGATGCCCCAGCTCGAAAGGGAGATTGAGCAGAAAAAAGAAGACCTGGATGATGTTGACGAAGATACTTACCAAGATGAATTATTGGAACTGGAAATTGAAGAATTAAAACTCCAGTTGGAAGAGGAGAAGTACAAGGTGATAGAAGCTGTTAAGAGTCTGGTGGCAGGGTTCGAAGCCAAACAGAAAAACTATCAACTGTCTCTGGCTAATTATGAAAAGGCGAAGAAGAATTATGAGTGGGACCAGAAGAGATTCGAGATGGGGCGAATTTCTAAAATGGAGTTGCTCCAGAGTGAGCTCAATTTGTTGAACAGTGAAAGTGAAAAAATTGCTGCTGAGTATGCTCTCTATTTAGCCAGGCGCCTTTTAGAGTTAGCAGAAGATGGAATACTATTATAA
- a CDS encoding ABC transporter permease: MIDLRMKHLVKLALVNIYQNKTRTFLSTLGVIVGTATIFLVIAIGKGGEAQVSEQFSKLNVGTIIVRSAMRGKVVDPLTEKDAELFAQSEYIASAFPVLFGNGDISYANYSQQSGFIAIYPEFQEKNNLTVWQGRPLGDEDEENRNKCVVLGGELAYVLTDGNPSEILGQTITINHRKFEVVGIYNRVGDSGSGMSYDDSAFLPYTVGKRYLLGKSANPTIFVQATELEAVQLAVEDITSVLNETHRGGGAEQFRILDAGSRLAAAQESARTMSLLLLAVATVVLIVSGIGIMNVMFVTVKERTKEIGILKAIGARKREILSQFLLEAVIISLVGGLLGVVFGYFAVPLLEFLDLPALPSVTGVLLGLLFSVITGIFFGFYPALQAAGLNPIEALRYE, from the coding sequence TTGATTGATTTGAGGATGAAACACCTGGTCAAGTTGGCCTTGGTTAACATTTACCAAAACAAAACCCGGACCTTCCTGAGCACACTGGGAGTGATTGTCGGGACAGCAACGATCTTTTTGGTGATCGCCATCGGCAAAGGTGGAGAGGCTCAGGTAAGTGAACAGTTTTCCAAACTGAATGTTGGGACAATTATAGTTCGGTCCGCCATGAGAGGAAAAGTGGTGGACCCCTTAACCGAAAAAGATGCCGAGTTGTTCGCCCAGAGTGAGTACATCGCCAGTGCTTTTCCGGTTTTGTTCGGAAACGGAGACATCAGCTATGCCAATTATTCTCAACAAAGCGGTTTTATCGCGATTTATCCTGAGTTCCAGGAAAAAAACAATTTAACAGTTTGGCAGGGAAGGCCGCTTGGTGATGAAGATGAAGAAAACAGAAACAAGTGCGTGGTCTTAGGGGGCGAGTTGGCGTATGTGCTCACTGATGGCAATCCTTCGGAAATACTTGGGCAAACCATAACCATTAATCACCGAAAATTTGAAGTAGTGGGGATATACAACAGGGTAGGGGATTCTGGCTCAGGGATGAGTTACGATGATTCTGCGTTTTTGCCCTACACGGTGGGAAAAAGGTATCTGTTGGGTAAAAGCGCTAATCCCACCATTTTCGTCCAGGCAACAGAGCTGGAGGCAGTACAGTTGGCCGTAGAGGATATAACAAGTGTCCTTAATGAGACCCATCGGGGGGGAGGAGCGGAACAATTTCGCATCTTAGATGCAGGGAGCAGACTGGCGGCAGCTCAAGAATCAGCCAGAACCATGTCTTTGCTGTTGTTGGCAGTAGCGACAGTGGTCTTGATCGTAAGCGGAATCGGGATCATGAATGTAATGTTTGTAACAGTTAAGGAAAGAACCAAGGAAATCGGGATCTTGAAAGCTATTGGTGCCAGGAAAAGGGAAATATTAAGCCAGTTTCTTCTGGAGGCAGTGATTATCAGCTTGGTAGGGGGGTTACTAGGAGTTGTCTTCGGTTATTTTGCTGTTCCTCTGCTCGAGTTTCTTGACCTCCCTGCTCTCCCTTCAGTAACCGGTGTTTTATTAGGATTGCTCTTCTCTGTAATTACAGGCATCTTCTTTGGGTTTTATCCAGCCTTACAGGCTGCTGGTTTGAATCCAATAGAGGCTTTAAGATATGAGTGA
- a CDS encoding efflux RND transporter periplasmic adaptor subunit encodes MIGSLGVKNVVQLKGNKRLWALVIVIVLAVVSTILWLLQQSKSEKETVRYEQTRVKRGDILVGFDSDGSIEFSKVNLRFNVSGTISEILVTEGDKVKKGDPIARLDSQDYQNQYQLALANLQKAQEDKTKSLLDYELKIKNLENELQQLKDEYQEMEALPEAYSANEVKIKKAEIETKELEYQKLLKEYEMLKNQESSEYELQVKMARDNLGNTILYAPVSGVVLDLSKKVGERITEDQDFVTIHENNKVQATTDVIEYDISQIEVGQKVYVTVEALPDQKFVGRVSKINFLASDDSSGLVNYSVVVDIENPSPELKDGMTCVITFVRKEVQNCLIVPYEAVKMVNGKQVVLVVDENGQMSEREIKTGFTDGNSVEVLEGLKEGEIVAYPKRG; translated from the coding sequence GTGATCGGAAGTCTGGGGGTTAAAAATGTGGTTCAGCTAAAAGGCAACAAGCGCCTGTGGGCCCTTGTAATTGTGATTGTGTTAGCGGTAGTCTCAACAATTCTGTGGTTATTACAACAGAGTAAAAGCGAGAAAGAAACAGTCCGATATGAGCAAACGAGAGTAAAAAGGGGTGATATCCTCGTCGGGTTCGATTCTGATGGCAGCATCGAATTTTCCAAAGTTAACCTAAGGTTCAATGTCAGTGGCACAATTTCTGAGATATTGGTTACTGAGGGAGATAAGGTTAAGAAAGGTGACCCGATCGCCAGACTGGACAGTCAGGATTACCAGAACCAATACCAGTTGGCCTTAGCCAACCTCCAAAAAGCTCAGGAGGATAAAACAAAAAGCCTTTTAGATTACGAACTCAAGATCAAAAACCTCGAAAACGAATTGCAGCAACTAAAAGATGAATACCAGGAGATGGAAGCTCTACCTGAGGCGTACTCTGCTAATGAGGTCAAAATAAAGAAAGCAGAGATAGAAACCAAAGAGTTGGAATATCAAAAACTGCTCAAGGAATATGAAATGCTGAAGAACCAGGAGTCAAGCGAATACGAACTCCAAGTAAAAATGGCCAGAGATAATTTGGGAAATACAATCTTGTATGCACCGGTTTCAGGTGTTGTCTTAGATTTGTCAAAAAAGGTGGGGGAACGCATCACCGAGGACCAGGACTTCGTTACGATCCACGAAAATAACAAAGTCCAAGCAACGACAGATGTGATCGAGTACGATATCAGTCAAATCGAAGTCGGACAGAAAGTATATGTGACAGTCGAAGCCCTGCCTGACCAAAAGTTTGTGGGCAGAGTAAGCAAAATAAACTTTCTGGCATCTGATGATTCTTCTGGTTTAGTAAATTACAGTGTTGTTGTCGATATTGAGAACCCCAGTCCTGAATTGAAAGACGGGATGACCTGCGTGATTACCTTTGTCAGAAAAGAAGTGCAAAACTGCTTGATAGTGCCGTACGAGGCCGTTAAGATGGTCAATGGAAAACAGGTTGTGCTGGTCGTTGATGAAAATGGTCAAATGAGTGAAAGAGAGATCAAGACAGGTTTTACAGATGGTAACAGTGTCGAGGTTCTAGAAGGCCTTAAGGAAGGCGAAATTGTGGCTTACCCGAAGAGGGGTTGA
- a CDS encoding ABC transporter ATP-binding protein yields MSKSPNKWIIDARNIVKVYQSGSEELKVLDNISLTVQENDFVAILGPSGSGKSTLLNILGCLDLPTSGQYFLDGIDVLKARDNQLAEIRNKKVGFVFQQFNLLPRLTVLQNVTLPLLYRGVNEDEAVASAKEKLKQLGLDHRLDHRPSQLSGGEQQRVAIARAIIGSPRLILADEPTGNLDSKSRENVMEIFQELDGQGNTIVMITHDPEVAERAKKVLYIRDGKILESDRKSGG; encoded by the coding sequence ATGAGCAAAAGTCCTAATAAGTGGATCATTGATGCCCGGAATATTGTTAAAGTATACCAGAGTGGCTCTGAAGAATTGAAGGTTCTTGATAATATCAGTTTAACCGTACAAGAAAACGACTTTGTCGCCATTCTAGGACCTTCCGGATCAGGAAAATCCACTTTACTAAACATACTAGGATGCCTGGATCTTCCGACTTCTGGACAGTATTTTTTGGACGGAATTGATGTCCTTAAAGCCAGGGACAATCAATTAGCTGAGATCCGCAACAAGAAAGTCGGGTTTGTTTTTCAGCAGTTTAACCTTTTACCCAGGTTAACCGTACTTCAGAACGTTACCCTTCCCTTGCTCTATCGGGGAGTGAACGAAGACGAAGCTGTTGCTTCAGCCAAGGAGAAGTTGAAACAACTGGGGCTAGATCATAGACTAGATCACCGACCCTCTCAACTATCAGGAGGAGAGCAACAAAGGGTAGCCATTGCCAGGGCAATCATAGGTAGCCCTCGTTTGATTCTGGCAGATGAGCCAACCGGAAACCTGGATAGCAAGTCAAGAGAAAATGTCATGGAAATATTTCAAGAACTTGATGGACAGGGGAACACGATAGTAATGATTACCCATGATCCTGAAGTGGCAGAACGGGCGAAAAAGGTGCTTTACATCCGTGATGGTAAAATCCTTGAGAGTGATCGGAAGTCTGGGGGTTAA
- a CDS encoding SHOCT domain-containing protein has protein sequence MKAKIEELREKLKNGEITREQFCEEMQQILPEGFQFRGRGIPADLPDEVKEKVAELREKLKNGEITREQFCEEMQQILPEGFQFRGRGIPADLPDEVKEKIAELREKLKNGEITREQFREEIQQLRQEQSQLET, from the coding sequence GTGAAGGCCAAAATCGAAGAACTGAGAGAGAAGCTCAAAAACGGAGAGATAACACGCGAGCAGTTCTGTGAAGAGATGCAACAGATCCTGCCTGAAGGGTTCCAGTTCAGAGGAAGAGGAATCCCTGCGGATCTTCCCGACGAGGTCAAGGAAAAGGTTGCAGAACTAAGAGAGAAGCTGAAGAATGGAGAGATAACACGCGAGCAGTTCTGTGAAGAGATGCAACAGATCCTGCCTGAAGGGTTCCAGTTCAGAGGAAGAGGAATCCCTGCGGATCTTCCCGACGAAGTCAAGGAGAAGATCGCAGAGCTGAGAGAAAAACTGAAGAACGGAGAGATAACACGTGAGCAGTTCCGGGAAGAGATCCAGCAATTGCGGCAGGAGCAGTCTCAATTAGAAACTTAA
- a CDS encoding response regulator transcription factor, which produces MTFRIYLVEDDENLNSVLTTYLQREGWQVFPFLTGEAARQAISDPPHLWILDIMLPDIDGYHLIKEIKAFSPHVPIIFISARDADIDRVVGLEMGSDDYLPKPFLPRELVIRTRKLLERVYMPPGKQTGNPVLTIPPYYIDEASRTVKLGEEIVELTSKEFALLLFFAKNQGQALSREQILDHIWGADYFGTERVVDDLVRRLRKKMPELRIETIYGYGYRMVRS; this is translated from the coding sequence ATGACTTTTCGAATTTATTTGGTGGAGGATGATGAAAATCTTAATTCTGTGCTTACTACCTATTTACAAAGAGAAGGGTGGCAGGTTTTTCCCTTTTTAACCGGAGAAGCAGCAAGACAGGCCATCAGCGATCCTCCCCATTTGTGGATATTGGATATTATGCTCCCTGATATCGACGGCTACCACCTTATCAAAGAAATTAAAGCTTTTTCCCCGCATGTTCCCATAATTTTCATCTCTGCCCGCGACGCTGATATCGACCGTGTCGTTGGTCTGGAAATGGGAAGTGACGATTATCTGCCGAAACCTTTTCTACCCCGCGAGTTGGTGATCCGCACCCGGAAATTATTGGAGCGCGTGTACATGCCTCCCGGGAAACAGACCGGAAACCCAGTCCTCACAATTCCACCCTACTACATTGATGAAGCCAGCAGAACAGTTAAGCTAGGTGAAGAGATCGTCGAGTTGACCTCCAAGGAATTCGCCCTCTTGCTTTTCTTTGCCAAAAATCAAGGACAAGCATTGTCAAGGGAACAAATACTCGATCATATCTGGGGTGCAGACTATTTCGGAACAGAACGCGTGGTTGACGATTTGGTCAGACGGCTGCGCAAGAAAATGCCCGAACTGCGCATCGAAACGATCTACGGCTACGGTTACCGGATGGTGAGATCATGA
- a CDS encoding HAMP domain-containing sensor histidine kinase, whose protein sequence is MKNLPLSLQIWLVFAAITLSISVLLSVLFPWILRDFFTKEIYATIESAQRFLFTRTELNREIWEASLFANQGQPLDDIRAVNHLIFVPERESFIFFRGPQLPQEFLNELRDQIREQTKDSQRDSGQVAGRKLFYVVTRSQIWGEEIFLVSYMWDSYRQDLVQTLFRKLLLIMSLVFMLSWFPALGLARYLSNPLVALEKRVKKLANREWQEPILLQRKDEIGRLGESIEQLRKQLIQQDELQQSFLQHVSHELKTPVMVIRSYVQSILDGIYPKGDLTSTVQVIEEEAKRLETLIRNLLYLTKLDYLATHRTEGEVFELSELIKEVVEKMRWLRSEVNWSLKLSPTKIKGDPQQWQVALENLFDNQIRYAKEQITVSLSCPTNGNKNALLRIWNDGPHIDKKVIETLFQKFKKGPNGEFGLGLAVVQRVAALHNAKIWAVNEEKRGVSFYLEIPVAPNT, encoded by the coding sequence ATGAAAAATCTTCCGTTGTCATTGCAAATCTGGTTAGTCTTTGCAGCTATTACCTTGAGCATTTCCGTATTGCTGTCTGTTCTCTTCCCCTGGATCTTGCGGGACTTTTTTACCAAAGAAATTTATGCTACTATCGAAAGCGCCCAACGATTTTTGTTTACCAGAACCGAGCTTAACAGAGAGATTTGGGAGGCGAGTCTTTTCGCCAACCAAGGCCAACCGCTGGATGACATTCGTGCAGTCAATCATTTGATATTTGTCCCTGAAAGAGAAAGTTTCATTTTTTTTCGCGGTCCTCAGCTTCCCCAAGAATTTCTAAATGAACTAAGGGATCAGATAAGAGAGCAGACCAAAGATAGCCAGAGAGACAGCGGACAAGTTGCCGGCAGGAAACTCTTTTATGTGGTGACAAGGAGCCAAATTTGGGGAGAAGAGATTTTTCTTGTCTCCTACATGTGGGACTCGTATCGCCAAGATTTGGTTCAAACCCTTTTTAGGAAGTTACTATTAATAATGAGTTTGGTTTTCATGCTTAGTTGGTTCCCTGCTCTTGGATTGGCAAGATACTTGTCAAACCCGCTGGTTGCTTTAGAAAAGCGGGTGAAAAAGCTTGCCAATCGCGAGTGGCAGGAACCCATCTTATTGCAGCGCAAAGACGAGATCGGCAGGTTAGGGGAATCCATAGAGCAATTGCGAAAACAGCTAATTCAGCAAGATGAACTTCAGCAGTCGTTTCTCCAGCACGTGTCCCATGAGCTGAAAACCCCTGTGATGGTGATTCGGAGTTATGTCCAGTCGATCTTGGACGGAATTTATCCCAAAGGGGATTTAACAAGCACAGTTCAGGTGATCGAAGAAGAAGCGAAAAGGCTGGAAACGCTTATTCGTAATCTTCTTTATTTGACTAAGCTCGATTACCTGGCTACACACCGAACGGAAGGGGAAGTATTTGAATTAAGCGAATTGATCAAAGAAGTGGTAGAAAAGATGCGCTGGCTTCGCAGTGAAGTGAATTGGTCGTTGAAGCTTTCTCCCACCAAGATTAAAGGAGATCCGCAGCAATGGCAGGTAGCTTTGGAAAATTTGTTTGATAACCAGATCCGCTATGCCAAAGAACAAATCACAGTTTCTCTATCCTGTCCCACCAATGGTAACAAAAATGCTCTACTGCGCATCTGGAACGACGGGCCACATATTGATAAGAAAGTCATTGAGACACTGTTTCAAAAATTCAAAAAAGGGCCCAACGGCGAGTTTGGGCTCGGCTTGGCTGTTGTCCAGCGTGTTGCTGCTTTGCATAATGCCAAAATATGGGCTGTCAATGAAGAAAAAAGGGGCGTTTCCTTTTACTTAGAAATCCCCGTCGCTCCAAATACCTAA
- a CDS encoding efflux RND transporter periplasmic adaptor subunit: MKKKALVVGVVVLAVLAAAAALVLAGGGQQVEVVKATRGVLTLTVEETGYVRAVDESRVQASQAARVIEVLVEPGDTVEPGETLMRLASPELLAAVEETRSQLLRCEAELQDAELNAEQLRAELEQAEEDLARKKSLLDSGALTRVEYEQAELEVTRLRNSLLRQEAAREGLNNELAGLRKMLASQEERVRELQVVSPIGGTVLDLPVKTGQVVSPGTLLAQVGSENRLEVEVELLSDDLRMVKEGQTARITAPVLGERTLTGKVSKIHPRAYERTSALGVVQRRVPVTIALDESGNLKPGYEVRVSIETLRKEGVLLLPRESVRLAADGSYRVLALVNGRLEERVIQVGEKNQQVVEVIKGIKPGESVVRDGSQELKEGTRVKPVPAGS, encoded by the coding sequence ATGAAGAAAAAAGCCCTGGTTGTGGGGGTAGTTGTGCTGGCCGTCCTCGCAGCAGCTGCAGCCTTAGTTCTGGCCGGCGGAGGACAGCAGGTTGAGGTGGTCAAGGCGACCAGAGGGGTTCTTACTCTGACGGTGGAGGAGACCGGGTACGTTCGGGCGGTCGACGAAAGCAGGGTGCAGGCGTCTCAGGCCGCCCGGGTGATTGAGGTGCTGGTTGAACCGGGAGATACTGTGGAGCCGGGGGAAACTTTGATGCGCCTTGCCAGTCCGGAACTGCTGGCCGCTGTGGAAGAGACGCGCTCTCAGCTGTTACGGTGTGAAGCGGAACTGCAGGATGCCGAATTGAACGCCGAGCAGCTGCGGGCGGAGCTGGAGCAGGCGGAGGAAGACCTGGCCAGAAAGAAAAGCCTGCTGGATTCGGGGGCGCTTACCCGGGTGGAGTATGAGCAGGCCGAGCTGGAGGTGACCAGGTTAAGAAACAGCCTGCTGCGGCAGGAAGCGGCTAGAGAAGGATTAAACAATGAGCTTGCCGGTCTTCGTAAGATGCTGGCGAGCCAGGAGGAAAGGGTTCGGGAATTGCAGGTGGTCAGCCCGATCGGGGGGACGGTGCTGGATCTACCGGTAAAAACCGGGCAGGTAGTGTCGCCGGGCACTTTGCTCGCCCAGGTAGGTTCGGAGAACCGCCTGGAGGTCGAGGTCGAGCTGTTGAGCGACGACCTGCGGATGGTGAAGGAAGGCCAGACCGCCCGGATTACCGCTCCGGTGCTGGGTGAGCGCACCCTCACCGGGAAGGTCAGCAAGATTCATCCCCGTGCCTATGAAAGGACTTCGGCCCTGGGGGTGGTTCAGCGCAGGGTTCCGGTGACGATTGCTCTGGATGAGAGCGGCAACTTAAAGCCGGGTTATGAGGTCAGGGTGTCCATAGAAACCCTTCGCAAGGAGGGAGTTCTCCTGCTTCCTCGGGAGTCCGTGCGGTTGGCCGCCGACGGCAGCTACCGGGTTCTCGCCCTGGTGAACGGCCGTCTTGAGGAGCGGGTCATTCAGGTGGGGGAGAAGAACCAGCAGGTGGTGGAGGTAATCAAAGGGATTAAACCCGGCGAGAGCGTGGTCAGGGACGGAAGCCAGGAGTTGAAGGAGGGGACGCGGGTCAAGCCGGTGCCGGCCGGGAGTTAG
- a CDS encoding ABC transporter permease encodes MSILARKLLRTIGRTRGQFFALVLVISLGVMIYISMNMAYLNLSRSQQRFYQENRFADYTFVVARAPESVVARVEAVPGVVKATGRIQKDVHIVKEGNRWATGRMTGYPLPLEGEVNSLQLLSGSWFDLESPDRIGVLVDPQYAQANGITPGREIEVIANGRKIALTVTGVATSPEFVYPLKDAGSLIPEPERFGIIMVPQAHAQQILGLSGQINQILVDLAPGADEERIKGQIEDILEPYGNLASYPRRDQQSHAMLQAELDGLQLIAGSIPFIFFLIAAGIQFIILIRLIRSQRVPIGVMKALGYDNNRIMWHYTGYALAVSLTGAAAGTALGVGLAALMTGIYVQYFNLPDITSRVDIRVILYSFLITSLVGISSGLLASRSVIAVNPAEAMRPQPPAAGRRTPIEGWAWLWRRLNGSWKMSLRSIFRNRVRFAVTVLGVMVSAILLVFSCFTNDAIDFLIDQNFRQVNRYDYQVRFSGPVKYAELSDWTRWDEVQRMEPVLELPVKIRVRGRTEDELLMGLEPSGRLKRVYDKYGREHRIPEEGILISSQVAEKLGLKVGDEVTVEATLEQGFSRASQLNVIGIYHPMTGSGSFVSLTTANRLLGEKDVVSSVLLKLDAAEMSSVEERIRDMGRVASLTSLSQEREAFEQLLGTAAASIAFMMLFAGLLGLAIVYNTSVMAFNERQRELASMRILGYSQRDVAGLLQKETWIQALLGIALGLPAGKATGAAYVSSFSTELYSFPAIIYPRTYLIAAAAALFFVWIGQRLALRRLGKLDMTEALKGFD; translated from the coding sequence ATGAGCATCCTTGCCCGCAAACTGCTGCGAACCATTGGGAGAACCCGCGGCCAGTTTTTTGCCCTGGTGCTCGTCATCAGTCTCGGGGTCATGATCTATATCAGTATGAACATGGCGTATTTAAACCTGAGCCGCTCCCAACAGCGGTTTTATCAGGAGAACCGCTTCGCCGATTACACTTTTGTGGTGGCCAGAGCACCGGAATCGGTGGTGGCCAGGGTGGAGGCCGTACCCGGAGTGGTTAAGGCCACCGGGCGTATTCAGAAGGACGTACACATTGTGAAAGAAGGGAACCGGTGGGCAACAGGACGCATGACGGGTTACCCGCTCCCCCTTGAGGGTGAGGTGAACAGCCTGCAGCTGTTATCTGGGAGCTGGTTTGACCTGGAAAGTCCGGATCGGATCGGGGTGCTTGTGGATCCCCAGTACGCCCAGGCGAACGGCATCACCCCCGGCCGGGAGATCGAGGTGATCGCCAACGGAAGGAAGATTGCCCTCACGGTGACCGGCGTTGCTACGAGTCCGGAATTCGTCTATCCCTTGAAAGATGCCGGATCGCTTATTCCGGAACCCGAGCGCTTTGGGATTATCATGGTCCCCCAAGCCCATGCCCAGCAGATTCTGGGGCTGTCGGGGCAGATCAACCAGATCCTGGTGGATCTGGCGCCGGGGGCGGATGAGGAGAGGATTAAGGGGCAGATTGAAGACATTTTAGAACCCTATGGCAATCTGGCCAGTTATCCGCGCCGGGACCAACAGAGCCATGCCATGCTGCAGGCGGAGCTGGATGGACTGCAGCTGATTGCCGGTTCGATCCCCTTCATCTTTTTCCTGATCGCGGCAGGGATTCAGTTTATCATTCTCATCCGTCTGATTCGCTCCCAGCGGGTGCCGATAGGGGTTATGAAGGCGCTGGGATATGATAACAACCGGATTATGTGGCACTACACGGGCTATGCCCTGGCGGTCAGTTTGACGGGCGCCGCTGCAGGAACCGCTTTAGGGGTGGGGCTGGCCGCCCTGATGACCGGTATCTATGTTCAGTATTTCAACCTGCCTGATATCACCAGCCGGGTTGACATTCGAGTGATATTATACAGCTTCTTGATAACCTCCCTGGTAGGTATTTCCTCCGGCCTGCTGGCATCCCGGTCGGTGATTGCCGTTAATCCGGCAGAGGCGATGCGGCCACAGCCTCCTGCTGCCGGCAGGCGTACCCCTATCGAGGGATGGGCTTGGCTGTGGAGGCGGTTGAACGGCAGCTGGAAGATGAGCCTGCGCTCCATCTTCAGAAACCGGGTTCGCTTTGCGGTTACCGTTTTGGGAGTCATGGTCTCGGCGATTTTGCTGGTTTTTTCCTGCTTCACCAACGATGCCATCGATTTTCTCATCGATCAGAATTTTCGACAGGTCAACCGCTACGATTATCAGGTTCGCTTTAGCGGTCCGGTTAAATATGCGGAGCTTTCGGACTGGACCCGGTGGGATGAAGTCCAGCGTATGGAGCCAGTGCTGGAGCTGCCGGTCAAGATTCGTGTGCGGGGGCGAACGGAGGATGAGCTGCTTATGGGTCTGGAACCTTCCGGGCGGCTGAAACGGGTTTACGATAAGTACGGGCGAGAGCACCGTATTCCCGAAGAAGGCATCCTGATCAGCAGCCAGGTGGCCGAAAAGCTGGGATTGAAGGTGGGGGATGAAGTTACCGTAGAAGCCACCCTGGAGCAGGGATTCTCCCGCGCCTCCCAGCTGAACGTAATCGGGATATACCATCCCATGACCGGGAGCGGTTCTTTTGTCTCCCTTACGACTGCCAACCGCCTCTTGGGTGAGAAGGATGTAGTAAGCTCCGTTTTGTTGAAGCTGGATGCCGCGGAGATGAGTTCGGTTGAAGAGCGTATAAGAGATATGGGACGGGTGGCTTCTCTGACCAGTCTCTCCCAGGAAAGGGAAGCATTTGAACAGTTGCTGGGGACAGCAGCGGCTTCTATCGCCTTTATGATGTTGTTTGCCGGGCTCTTGGGGCTGGCGATCGTCTATAACACGTCGGTCATGGCCTTTAACGAGCGGCAGCGGGAGCTGGCTTCGATGCGGATTCTCGGATATTCTCAAAGGGATGTGGCGGGATTGCTGCAAAAAGAGACCTGGATCCAGGCATTGCTGGGAATTGCGCTGGGGTTACCTGCAGGAAAAGCTACCGGTGCGGCGTATGTATCCAGTTTCAGTACAGAGCTATACAGCTTTCCGGCCATTATTTACCCACGCACCTATTTGATAGCCGCCGCGGCTGCCCTGTTTTTCGTCTGGATCGGGCAGCGGTTGGCACTGCGCAGGTTAGGCAAGCTGGATATGACGGAAGCGCTGAAAGGCTTTGATTAA